In Spiroplasma litorale, a single genomic region encodes these proteins:
- a CDS encoding ECF transporter S component family protein — translation MKKWVTTKNIATCGVLTAIMFVMGAIVSTIASMTGKSIIQFSDIIYLILFGKVNLFTLILSAVIAGSMIDLYSGGAIFIPITILVKILIGLTYKLLNKKLNIHLIYIISYLWVFIYNLYSYILWDTSVLIVELIVNSIQYSVTVGGACLIILTSSLNIFNKNEATDYKVENKS, via the coding sequence ATGAAAAAATGAGTTACTACTAAAAATATTGCAACTTGTGGAGTATTAACAGCAATTATGTTTGTGATGGGTGCAATTGTATCAACAATTGCATCTATGACTGGTAAATCAATTATTCAATTTTCAGATATTATTTATTTAATTTTATTTGGAAAAGTTAATTTATTTACATTAATTTTAAGTGCTGTCATTGCTGGTTCGATGATCGATTTATATTCCGGTGGAGCAATTTTTATACCAATAACAATCCTTGTAAAGATTTTAATAGGTCTTACATATAAGTTATTAAATAAAAAACTTAATATACATTTAATATATATAATAAGTTACTTATGAGTATTTATATATAATTTATATTCTTATATATTATGAGACACTTCTGTGCTAATTGTAGAATTAATAGTTAACTCAATACAATATTCTGTTACAGTAGGAGGAGCTTGTTTAATTATTCTAACAAGTTCACTAAATATTTTTAATAAAAACGAGGCAACGGATTAT